Proteins from one Gossypium raimondii isolate GPD5lz chromosome 8, ASM2569854v1, whole genome shotgun sequence genomic window:
- the LOC105791117 gene encoding F-box/kelch-repeat protein At3g23880, translating to MNSWSGSGRRPRIMASSLSLPQNTITDILSRLPVKSLTRFKSVSKNWADLTSAPAFIAAHLRRSSTDPSLLIRRYHSQSGWDYGIWLITNPTLSYATQLLRITLEESLPLFPKIVGSVDGLVCLDISPCYASDFAMWNPGTKQIKRLPLPLITSSRDNPIWMVFHGFGFDSFNNDYKLVRIVSFRGNDASPFLRVEVYSLREAVWKEIEERFELALLCGGQDGVVVDGSLNWAAIGLQGFADRKVVISFDMGREVFKTIPLPPVTRYGNVKVVSYMGLLAVAVYPLVFAANGNNMNRFEFWVQGDCEDGMKRWSNMVVVENFSKSLVPVGTWGDRELVFKHVGVRDRENQSSLFLFDPVDHTTKRLPVDFVDICFQGFSYVESLVSVS from the coding sequence ATGAATTCTTGGTCAGGATCAGGAAGAAGGCCCAGAATCATGGCTTCCTCATTGTCGTTACCTCAAAATACCATCACCGACATCCTCTCTAGATTGCCCGTGAAATCCCTAACTCGATTCAAATCCGTTTCCAAAAACTGGGCCGACCTCACTTCAGCCCCTGCTTTCATCGCCGCCCATCTACGCCGCTCTTCTACTGACCCATCTCTCCTCATCCGCCGCTACCACTCCCAGTCTGGTTGGGACTACGGGATCTGGCTCATCACTAACCCCACACTAAGTTACGCCACCCAGCTCTTGCGTATCACCCTGGAAGAATCACTTCCTCTGTTCCCGAAAATTGTGGGTTCCGTCGATGGTTTGGTCTGTCTTGATATTTCCCCTTGTTATGCTTCTGATTTCGCTATGTGGAACCCTGGAACTAAACAAATTAAACGTCTCCCTTTGCCTTTGATTACTTCCTCCAGAGATAACCCTATTTGGATGGTCTTTCATGGCTTCGGCTTTGATTCTTTCAACAATGATTATAAACTAGTCAGGATAGTCTCTTTTAGAGGAAATGATGCGTCGCCTTTTCTAAGGGTTGAAGTTTATTCATTGAGGGAAGCGGTTTGGAAAGAGATAGAAGAACGTTTCGAGTTAGCTCTGTTATGTGGAGGACAAGACGGAGTGGTTGTTGATGGTAGTTTGAATTGGGCTGCCATTGGATTGCAAGGATTCGCGGATCGAAAGGTTGTTATCTCCTTTGATATGGGAAGAGAGGTGTTTAAGACCATACCTTTGCCACCTGTTACTCGATATGGTAATGTTAAAGTTGTGTCTTACATGGGATTATTGGCTGTTGCTGTATATCCGTTAGTATTTGCTGCTAATGGTAATAATATGAACCGCTTCGAGTTTTGGGTACAAGGCGATTGTGAAGATGGGATGAAGCGTTGGTCTAATATGGTTGTGGTCGAGAATTTTTCCAAGTCTTTGGTTCCAGTGGGGACTTGGGGAGATCGTGAACTGGTGTTTAAACATGTGGGAGTTAGAGATAGAGAAAATCAGTCCAGTCTCTTTTTGTTTGATCCAGTCGATCACACAACTAAAAGGCTTCCGGTTGATTTTGTTGATATCTGTTTTCAAGGTTTCAGTTATGTGGAGAGCTTGGTGTCGGTCAGTTGA